One window from the genome of Penaeus monodon isolate SGIC_2016 chromosome 4, NSTDA_Pmon_1, whole genome shotgun sequence encodes:
- the LOC119571482 gene encoding putative helicase mov-10-B.1, which produces MHKLNQVIFHWQGCADPVYVTSLCTWEYLPKRGFPLIFHGVKGKDEREGNSPSFFNAQEVSQVMDYVKKLINTRHNKVLPKEIGIITPYRQQVTKIRMQLHKIKNGNDIKVGSPEEFQGDERRVIIISTVRSNADKLAYDLRHQLGFLQNCKRFNVSVTRAKALLIVVGCPEILSLDEHWGRLLSFIIEKGGYCGKEYFPDGNKRIDQSILNNFHEVGLPPENCKEYSARMKAEEPSWGEE; this is translated from the exons ATGCATAAATTGAATCAAGTAATATTTCATTGGCAGGGCTGTGCAGATCCAGTGTACGTGACATCTTTATGCACTTGGGAGTACTTGCCCAAAAGGGGCTTCCCTCTGATCTTCCATGGTGTgaaaggaaaagatgagagagaagggaactcTCCTAGCTTCTTCAATGCCCAGGAA GTATCTCAAGTGATGGACTATGTTAAGAAGCTCATAAACACAAGACACAATAAGGTTTTGCCCAAGGAGATTGGAATCATCACACCTTACAGACAGCAAGTGACAAAG ATCAGGATGCAACTCCACAAAATCAAGAATGGTAATGACATCAAAGTTGGCTCGCCAGAAGAATTTCAAGGTGATGAACgccgtgttattatcatttcaactGTCCGGTCAAATGCAGACAAATTGGCCTATGACCTAAGGCACCAGCTTGGATTTCTTCAGAACTGCAAG AGGTTCAATGTCTCTGTGACAAGAGCAAAGGCGCTTCTGATTGTTGTTGGCTGTCCAGAGATCCTCAGCCTGGATGA gcacTGGGGAAGACTGCTCAGTTTCATAATCGAAAAGGGAGGCTACTGTGGGAAGGAATATTTCCCGGATGGCAATAAACGCATAGACCAAAGCATCCTTAACAATTTTCATGAAGTTGGTCTTC CTCCAGAAAACTGCAAGGAATATAGTGCTCGGATGAAAGCAGAAGAACCAAGCTGGGGTGAAGAATAG